One Mycolicibacterium fortuitum subsp. fortuitum genomic window carries:
- a CDS encoding nuclear transport factor 2 family protein → MTDPFESRLHTLERRLQQLTDQVEVTQLIASYGPLVDAGAADDVAALWSEDGGYDVEGWQMHSRADVAEMVNSDAHQTLISRGACHFLGPARVSVDGDTATAACESLLVVHRDGRWIVARAGANHFTLRRIDGRWQITRRTTRALNGSPEARNLLR, encoded by the coding sequence ATGACTGACCCCTTCGAATCCCGGCTGCACACCCTCGAGCGACGACTCCAGCAGCTGACCGACCAGGTCGAGGTGACGCAGCTGATTGCCTCCTACGGTCCACTCGTCGACGCCGGTGCCGCCGATGACGTCGCGGCGTTATGGAGCGAGGACGGTGGCTACGACGTCGAAGGTTGGCAGATGCACAGCCGCGCCGACGTGGCTGAGATGGTGAACTCCGATGCGCATCAAACACTCATCTCCCGAGGCGCCTGTCACTTTCTCGGTCCGGCCCGGGTGAGCGTCGACGGTGATACCGCGACTGCGGCGTGCGAATCACTCCTGGTGGTGCATCGCGACGGGAGGTGGATCGTCGCACGGGCCGGCGCGAACCACTTCACGCTGAGGCGGATAGACGGTCGATGGCAGATCACGCGCCGCACCACACGGGCACTGAACGGAAGCCCCGAGGCGCGCAACCTCCTACGCTAG
- a CDS encoding enoyl-CoA hydratase/isomerase family protein, which yields METLLLDFDHESRVATVTLNRPESLNSFNRTMCREMRDAWHTIKDDEGINAVVLRAVGDRAFSAGLDVKTSYGQPEIVWNHEDPGELLSPKWQKMWKPVVCAVQGMCTAGALYFVNESDVVICSQEATFFDSHVSAGLVSALEPIGLMRRVGLGDTLRMALMGNDERVSAETALRIGLVTEVVTRDKLWNRAHEIAATIAAKPPTATQGTVKAIWESLDKPYRAAMDQGLIYTRLGNPIAKAELTERPLTKTPPRIR from the coding sequence ATGGAGACTCTGCTCCTCGACTTCGACCACGAGTCCCGGGTCGCCACGGTCACGCTGAACCGTCCCGAGTCGCTGAACTCGTTCAACCGAACCATGTGTCGCGAGATGCGCGACGCCTGGCACACCATCAAAGATGACGAAGGCATCAACGCGGTGGTGCTGCGTGCCGTCGGCGACCGCGCGTTCAGCGCCGGGCTGGATGTGAAGACCAGTTACGGGCAGCCCGAGATCGTCTGGAACCACGAGGATCCGGGCGAGCTGCTCAGTCCGAAGTGGCAGAAGATGTGGAAACCGGTGGTGTGTGCGGTGCAGGGCATGTGCACGGCCGGGGCGCTCTACTTCGTAAACGAATCCGATGTGGTGATCTGCTCGCAGGAGGCCACGTTCTTCGATTCTCACGTCAGCGCCGGACTGGTCTCGGCGTTGGAGCCGATCGGCCTGATGCGCCGGGTCGGGCTCGGGGACACGCTGCGAATGGCGTTGATGGGCAACGACGAACGTGTCAGCGCCGAGACCGCTCTGCGCATCGGCCTGGTCACGGAAGTGGTGACCAGAGACAAGTTGTGGAACCGCGCGCATGAGATCGCCGCCACCATTGCCGCGAAACCACCCACCGCCACTCAGGGGACGGTGAAGGCGATCTGGGAATCGCTGGACAAGCCTTACCGGGCCGCCATGGACCAGGGCTTGATCTACACGCGGTTGGGCAATCCGATAGCCAAGGCCGAGTTGACCGAGCGTCCCCTTACCAAGACACCGCCCCGGATCCGCTGA
- a CDS encoding class I adenylate-forming enzyme family protein, whose translation MPEPPDTIDALLRHHGVSTKPMVIDPDTRISYAELDSSTRELASGLMPAGVGKGARVGLIMPNCTDWVRIALAVTRIGAVLVPLSTLLTGRELTAQLRTASVQYLIAVEEFRGRRYPHGPVPSLRRTWTPEEVLACTGSVALPTVRPSDPLVIMFTSGSSGAPKAVVHSHANALGAVRSGLDARCITDQTRLYLPMPFFWVGGFAAGVLSALVAEATLITEPVPDPQSTLKLMQREQVTLFRGWPAQAEALARHPASAALSALRPGSLEALLPAHLRAAPGARASLFGMTESFGPYCGYPADTDMPRSAWGSCGRPFPGMDVRIVDTATGAMRPAGVTGEIQIRGRHVMRGICRRSREEVFTPDGYYPTGDLGYLDDDGFLFYRGRSDDMFKVNGATVYPSEVQRALRSLPGVRAAHVVNVPDGQTNRVGAALVGDDLSADSLRTAARDLLSSFKVPALWLLLEDENAVPHGATGKVDNAALRVMVAEGDRR comes from the coding sequence ATGCCTGAACCGCCTGACACGATCGATGCGCTCCTGCGCCACCATGGGGTGTCCACCAAGCCCATGGTCATCGATCCGGACACCCGGATCAGCTACGCCGAACTCGACAGCAGCACCCGCGAGCTGGCGAGCGGGTTGATGCCGGCCGGGGTCGGTAAGGGAGCTCGAGTTGGTCTGATCATGCCGAACTGCACGGATTGGGTACGGATAGCCCTGGCAGTCACCAGAATCGGCGCGGTCCTCGTTCCCTTGAGCACCCTGCTCACCGGCCGGGAGCTCACAGCTCAGTTGCGGACCGCGTCCGTGCAGTACCTCATCGCCGTCGAAGAATTCCGGGGCCGCCGCTATCCGCACGGTCCGGTACCGTCGCTGCGCCGCACGTGGACTCCCGAGGAAGTCCTCGCCTGCACCGGCAGCGTGGCGTTGCCAACGGTACGGCCCAGCGACCCGCTGGTCATCATGTTCACCTCGGGTAGCAGCGGCGCTCCGAAGGCAGTGGTCCACTCCCATGCAAACGCTTTGGGCGCGGTGCGTTCCGGTCTCGACGCCAGGTGCATCACCGACCAGACCCGTCTCTACCTGCCGATGCCGTTCTTCTGGGTGGGAGGTTTCGCGGCTGGGGTGTTGTCTGCGCTGGTGGCCGAGGCCACCTTGATCACCGAGCCGGTTCCTGATCCGCAGTCCACGCTGAAACTAATGCAGCGTGAGCAGGTTACGTTGTTCCGTGGCTGGCCCGCGCAGGCCGAGGCGCTCGCCCGTCATCCCGCGAGCGCAGCTCTCTCGGCGCTACGACCGGGGAGCCTCGAAGCCCTGCTCCCGGCGCACCTGCGTGCTGCGCCCGGTGCGCGGGCGTCGCTGTTCGGAATGACCGAATCGTTCGGGCCCTACTGCGGCTATCCGGCGGATACCGACATGCCTCGTTCCGCGTGGGGAAGTTGCGGCAGGCCGTTTCCGGGAATGGACGTTCGCATCGTCGACACTGCCACCGGCGCAATGCGGCCCGCGGGCGTCACCGGTGAGATTCAGATCCGGGGACGGCACGTCATGCGCGGAATCTGCCGCCGCAGCCGTGAGGAGGTCTTCACCCCGGACGGCTACTACCCCACCGGAGATCTCGGCTACCTCGATGACGACGGGTTCCTGTTCTACCGGGGGCGGTCCGACGACATGTTCAAAGTCAATGGCGCCACGGTGTACCCGAGTGAAGTGCAGCGGGCGCTCCGGTCTCTTCCCGGAGTCCGGGCAGCTCATGTCGTGAATGTTCCTGATGGCCAGACCAATCGGGTGGGCGCGGCGCTCGTCGGCGACGACCTCTCGGCGGATTCCCTGCGCACCGCCGCACGCGACCTGCTGAGTTCATTCAAGGTGCCCGCGCTGTGGCTGCTGCTGGAAGACGAAAACGCAGTGCCGCACGGAGCCACGGGGAAGGTCGACAATGCCGCACTACGCGTCATGGTGGCGGAAGGTGACCGACGATGA
- a CDS encoding TetR family transcriptional regulator, translated as MGRIGTPREPGHASTPRQQARTAAILRAAARLGALHGLERVQMSDIAAEARVALGTLYRYYPTKHHLYAAVLTSSVRAMPETAEIPDDPVFAVCDFLGAAAERLLAQPLLARAMLVSINAIRSSADVPADLSTHERILTVAGITEPTDEDHRLVRMVEQCMYGILTWATAGQLDATAAADDVRYACQLLLAPWDRRRR; from the coding sequence ATGGGGCGCATCGGAACACCGAGGGAACCCGGGCACGCGTCGACACCCCGTCAACAGGCCCGCACCGCCGCCATCCTTCGGGCGGCCGCCCGGCTGGGGGCGTTGCACGGGCTTGAGCGGGTCCAGATGTCCGACATCGCTGCCGAGGCACGCGTTGCTCTCGGCACGCTTTATCGGTACTACCCGACCAAGCACCACCTCTATGCCGCGGTACTCACCTCGTCCGTCCGGGCGATGCCAGAAACCGCGGAGATACCGGACGATCCGGTGTTCGCGGTATGCGACTTCCTGGGCGCAGCCGCTGAACGGCTGCTTGCACAGCCGCTGCTGGCCAGGGCGATGCTGGTCTCCATCAACGCGATTCGGTCCTCTGCCGACGTACCTGCCGATCTCTCCACGCATGAGCGGATCTTGACCGTGGCGGGGATAACCGAACCCACCGACGAGGATCATCGACTGGTGCGGATGGTCGAGCAATGCATGTACGGGATCTTGACGTGGGCGACTGCCGGTCAACTCGACGCCACCGCCGCAGCGGACGACGTCCGGTATGCGTGCCAACTGCTGCTGGCCCCATGGGACCGCCGGCGGCGTTAG
- a CDS encoding TIGR03619 family F420-dependent LLM class oxidoreductase has product MKLGLSTPVVMQHPGEFSPWETTAGPDELSLIAEKAEALGFHHITCAEHTGIPASAAAVRGTVYWDPLATLSFLAARTRRIRLVTAVVVLPYHHPVALAKSYGTLDRLSGGRVVLGVGVGSLTEEFELLGAPWEGRGAAADRDIARLRAAWGQPVVDGFAIEPHATSTDLTIWVGGRTKRSLRRAVDLGNGWMPFGLPPDTIAEFLAQRRPPADFDVVLSPGMPLDPQGDPNATHARLSRLRDVGATIANCTLRARSAEHFCDQLEALHTIGTEL; this is encoded by the coding sequence GTGAAGCTCGGACTCTCCACCCCCGTCGTGATGCAACACCCCGGTGAGTTCTCCCCGTGGGAAACCACCGCCGGCCCCGACGAGTTGTCATTGATCGCCGAGAAGGCAGAGGCTTTGGGGTTTCACCACATCACCTGTGCAGAGCACACCGGCATCCCCGCCTCGGCGGCGGCGGTGCGCGGGACGGTGTACTGGGACCCGTTGGCCACGCTGTCCTTCCTGGCCGCAAGGACCCGACGGATCCGACTTGTCACCGCCGTTGTGGTGCTTCCGTACCACCACCCGGTCGCGCTGGCCAAGAGCTACGGGACTCTCGACCGGCTCAGCGGCGGACGAGTCGTCCTCGGCGTCGGGGTCGGATCGCTCACCGAGGAGTTCGAGTTGCTCGGTGCCCCATGGGAAGGGCGTGGGGCCGCGGCCGACCGCGACATCGCCAGGCTGCGTGCCGCATGGGGACAGCCGGTGGTCGACGGATTCGCGATCGAACCGCACGCCACCAGTACTGATCTCACGATCTGGGTGGGCGGACGCACCAAACGATCACTGCGTCGAGCCGTCGACTTGGGCAACGGCTGGATGCCTTTCGGATTGCCGCCGGACACGATCGCCGAGTTCCTCGCGCAACGGCGGCCGCCGGCAGATTTCGATGTCGTGCTGTCCCCGGGGATGCCGCTGGACCCGCAAGGCGATCCGAACGCCACCCACGCTCGGCTGAGCCGGTTGCGTGACGTCGGCGCCACGATCGCCAACTGCACATTGCGGGCCCGCAGCGCCGAGCATTTCTGCGATCAGCTCGAAGCCCTGCACACCATCGGCACCGAACTATGA
- a CDS encoding class I adenylate-forming enzyme family protein, whose product MPVPDTVPDLLRGCTDHPLLICDGDRISYAEAEIRSASVARGLLQLGAGKGTHVGLLYPNGVEFVVAMLAAARIGAVVVPYSTFLTAAELETQLRDSDTAILLSARTYRNHDYVQRLSGLGTPCLRHVLFDLPHSDVPALTEFEDDVDGCDPLAIIYTSGSTGPPKGAVHTHAALIGHQRNLNTIRGLTGADRLFCNSPFFWIGGFAFGLLATLCAGATLICSNAIDPALTLDLLEDEKPTVTNGFVSAIAHLTRHPNYPHRDFTARRGNLYPIMARDVRPQDAELRHNMLGMTEAGSVVLLDGDETDQPEHRRGSYGRPAPGFETMVLATGELCLRGPHLMQGYYGRSREDCFDPDGWFHTGDLVRVDPDGYFYFLGRAGSMIKTSGANVTPAEVERALAASGFTAHVLGLPDITRGQIVAAVIVSDAAVDFDAIRKELRSRLSAYKVPRTFVACPPARLPMLSSGKVDMAALAGLFDA is encoded by the coding sequence CTGCCAGTGCCTGACACCGTCCCAGACCTGCTACGCGGATGCACCGACCATCCGCTGCTGATCTGCGACGGCGACCGGATCAGCTACGCAGAGGCCGAGATCCGGTCTGCCTCCGTGGCCCGTGGCCTGCTCCAGCTGGGGGCCGGCAAAGGAACCCATGTCGGGCTGCTCTATCCCAACGGCGTCGAATTCGTGGTCGCCATGCTGGCCGCGGCCAGAATCGGTGCCGTTGTGGTGCCCTACTCGACATTTCTCACCGCAGCCGAGCTGGAGACCCAGCTACGTGACAGTGATACCGCGATCCTGCTGTCGGCACGCACCTACCGCAATCACGACTATGTGCAACGTCTTTCCGGTCTCGGTACCCCATGCCTGCGACATGTGTTGTTCGATCTACCCCACTCCGACGTCCCCGCTCTGACAGAATTCGAGGACGACGTCGACGGCTGTGACCCGCTGGCCATCATCTACACCTCCGGCTCGACCGGGCCGCCCAAAGGGGCGGTACATACGCATGCAGCGTTGATCGGCCATCAACGCAACCTCAACACGATCCGCGGTCTGACCGGCGCCGATCGGCTCTTCTGTAATTCGCCGTTCTTCTGGATCGGTGGTTTCGCATTCGGGCTGCTGGCCACACTGTGCGCCGGGGCAACGCTGATCTGCTCGAACGCCATCGACCCGGCGCTCACCCTCGACCTGCTGGAGGACGAAAAGCCCACCGTCACCAATGGTTTCGTCTCGGCTATCGCTCATCTCACGCGCCATCCGAACTACCCGCACCGGGACTTCACCGCCCGTCGCGGCAACCTCTACCCGATCATGGCGCGTGACGTTCGTCCACAGGACGCCGAGCTACGTCACAACATGCTCGGCATGACAGAAGCCGGCAGCGTGGTGCTGCTCGACGGCGACGAGACCGATCAACCCGAACACCGACGCGGTAGCTACGGCCGGCCGGCGCCCGGGTTCGAAACCATGGTGCTCGCCACCGGTGAACTGTGCCTTCGCGGCCCGCATCTGATGCAGGGCTACTACGGACGCAGTCGGGAGGACTGTTTCGACCCAGACGGCTGGTTCCACACGGGAGACCTGGTACGCGTCGACCCCGACGGGTACTTCTACTTCTTGGGGCGCGCAGGTTCCATGATCAAGACATCGGGCGCCAATGTGACGCCGGCCGAGGTGGAAAGAGCGCTTGCGGCATCCGGTTTCACCGCACACGTGTTGGGGCTTCCTGATATTACACGTGGCCAGATAGTGGCTGCGGTCATCGTCAGCGACGCTGCGGTCGACTTCGACGCGATACGCAAGGAGCTGCGAAGTAGGTTGTCGGCATACAAGGTTCCGCGGACATTCGTGGCCTGCCCACCTGCCCGGCTGCCAATGCTGTCGAGCGGCAAGGTCGACATGGCTGCGCTGGCTGGGCTTTTCGATGCCTGA
- a CDS encoding SDR family NAD(P)-dependent oxidoreductase translates to MIQEGAQRGVTAFDADKYGPWAVITGGSEGVGRCFALRLAAAGVNLLLVARQSGPLDECAELCRAHGVEVRTLSTDLAEPSSAAAVAAAVADVEVGLLVHNAGANTHSAQFLDGDLVAFQRVIDLNITTPLALVHHFGAAMRNRRRGGILLVGSLAGYLGSNRHTVYGGVKAFGRIFAESLWLELRDHDVDVLELVLGVTRTPAMDRVGLNFDIPGMVVSDPDDVAAEGLAALGQDPVHVVSKHAKVALAHTNPDRAATILRTDEMMRRLMGSTEGSAQ, encoded by the coding sequence GTGATCCAAGAAGGTGCCCAGCGCGGCGTGACGGCATTCGACGCGGACAAATACGGTCCATGGGCCGTCATCACCGGAGGTTCGGAAGGTGTCGGCAGGTGCTTCGCGCTCCGGCTCGCCGCGGCGGGAGTCAATCTGCTGCTGGTCGCCCGCCAGTCCGGGCCATTGGACGAGTGCGCAGAACTGTGCCGAGCCCACGGGGTCGAGGTCCGGACCCTCAGCACCGATCTCGCGGAACCGTCCTCGGCCGCCGCCGTCGCAGCAGCAGTCGCCGACGTCGAGGTGGGCCTGCTGGTCCACAATGCGGGCGCCAACACTCACAGCGCACAGTTTCTCGACGGCGACCTCGTGGCCTTTCAACGTGTGATCGACCTGAACATCACCACCCCGCTGGCCCTGGTTCATCATTTCGGGGCCGCGATGCGCAACCGGCGTCGCGGGGGCATCCTGCTGGTCGGGTCGCTGGCCGGATACCTCGGCTCGAACCGGCACACGGTTTATGGCGGCGTCAAGGCCTTCGGCCGGATCTTCGCCGAGAGTCTGTGGCTGGAGTTGCGCGACCACGACGTCGACGTGCTCGAGCTCGTCCTGGGCGTAACCCGCACTCCGGCGATGGACCGGGTCGGACTCAACTTCGACATTCCCGGAATGGTTGTGTCCGATCCTGACGACGTCGCCGCCGAAGGTCTCGCCGCGCTCGGACAGGACCCCGTGCACGTCGTCTCAAAACATGCGAAAGTCGCTCTCGCCCATACGAATCCGGACCGCGCCGCCACCATCCTGCGTACCGACGAGATGATGCGTCGGTTGATGGGCTCGACAGAGGGGTCCGCACAGTGA
- a CDS encoding class I adenylate-forming enzyme family protein — MAHPLSRRIDDVLDLEPSARALEYEGQWFTWGQVARLARHIGAVSAGTRVGIMLRNQPAHVAALLGVLGAGGTVVVINPSRGDERTRADVEALNLPVLVGLAEDIAALASSSPTMTTVTIRDLHTEPEVAAASTPAHDAARPGVAVWMLTSGTTGPPKRVDLSYDMLARSVIGRDPENTAAPTELRRGVAIVNSPLVHVGGVFRVLLCIAEARPFVLLPKFELHRWAAAVRAYQPRAVSLVPAALRMVLHSDLTRDDLASVRAVTSGTAPLSADDAEAFTEKFGIPVLTSYAATEFGGGVASWTLADHRKYWKEKRGSVGRANPGARLRVVDEDGRPLEPGEKGLLEVKPAQFDADADWLRTTDLARIDTDGFVWILGRADQAIIRGGFKVMPDEVRAALESHPAVRGAAVIGIPDERLGETPVAMVELRALAPAAELTDYLQGRLARYEIPTTIAIVDTIPRTPSGKADLGAVREYFTASA, encoded by the coding sequence ATGGCCCACCCGCTCTCACGACGTATCGATGACGTCCTCGATCTCGAACCCAGCGCCAGAGCCCTGGAGTACGAAGGTCAGTGGTTCACCTGGGGCCAGGTCGCAAGACTGGCACGGCACATCGGCGCGGTGTCAGCGGGCACACGGGTCGGAATCATGCTGCGCAACCAGCCCGCCCATGTCGCGGCACTGCTCGGTGTGCTGGGCGCCGGAGGCACCGTCGTGGTGATCAATCCGTCCCGCGGGGATGAGCGCACCCGTGCCGACGTCGAAGCCTTGAACCTGCCGGTACTCGTCGGCCTCGCCGAGGATATCGCCGCCCTGGCTTCGTCCTCCCCCACGATGACCACCGTGACCATCCGAGATCTCCACACCGAGCCCGAAGTGGCCGCCGCCTCGACTCCGGCCCACGACGCCGCTCGTCCGGGGGTGGCGGTGTGGATGCTGACCAGTGGCACCACCGGCCCGCCCAAACGGGTAGACCTCAGCTACGACATGCTGGCCCGCAGCGTCATCGGCCGCGATCCCGAGAACACCGCGGCACCAACCGAACTGCGTCGTGGAGTGGCCATCGTCAACTCGCCGCTGGTGCATGTCGGCGGAGTGTTCCGCGTGTTGTTGTGCATCGCCGAGGCCAGGCCGTTCGTGCTGCTACCCAAGTTCGAATTGCACCGCTGGGCCGCGGCCGTCCGGGCATACCAGCCCCGGGCCGTGTCGCTGGTTCCGGCCGCGCTCCGGATGGTGCTGCATTCTGATCTGACCCGCGACGACCTGGCGAGTGTGCGTGCAGTCACCTCGGGCACCGCACCGCTGTCGGCCGACGACGCCGAGGCATTCACCGAGAAATTCGGTATCCCCGTGCTGACCTCGTACGCCGCCACAGAATTCGGTGGTGGTGTGGCCAGTTGGACCCTCGCCGACCACCGAAAATACTGGAAAGAGAAGCGCGGCAGCGTGGGTCGGGCCAATCCCGGCGCCCGGCTGCGCGTCGTCGACGAAGACGGCCGGCCATTGGAGCCCGGCGAAAAGGGCTTGTTGGAAGTCAAACCCGCACAGTTCGATGCCGATGCGGATTGGTTGCGTACCACCGACCTGGCCCGTATCGACACCGACGGCTTCGTCTGGATTCTCGGCCGTGCCGACCAGGCCATCATCCGCGGCGGGTTCAAGGTGATGCCCGACGAGGTGCGGGCCGCGCTGGAGAGCCACCCCGCGGTGCGCGGTGCGGCAGTGATCGGCATTCCCGATGAGCGACTCGGTGAGACGCCGGTGGCGATGGTGGAATTGCGAGCACTGGCACCGGCCGCCGAACTGACCGACTACCTGCAGGGCCGACTGGCCAGGTATGAGATCCCCACCACGATTGCCATCGTCGACACCATCCCCCGCACCCCGTCCGGCAAGGCGGACCTCGGTGCCGTCCGGGAGTACTTCACTGCCAGTGCCTGA